The Coccidioides posadasii str. Silveira chromosome 3, complete sequence genome contains a region encoding:
- the ALG5 gene encoding dolichyl-phosphate beta-glucosyltransferase (CAZy:GT2_Glycos_transf_2~EggNog:ENOG410PH9P~COG:M~TransMembrane:2 (o24-48i388-406o)~BUSCO:7452at33183): protein MDVPGFRDVCLSCAQAVIDIPLPYLIGFVVSTLIGLTFLGYTLIFLLAPVPRPPFPEEKTYQTIAEDGSITPPKALPCWYDRIGAQPSDDNRSDSLEDAELFMSVVVPAYNEQERLPGMLEEAVNYLERAYGTLTPHINGLGKRENPKQDGIGTTRKRKTNNVGTSEGLLKGWEIIIVSDGSTDKTIDTALSFARDHQLSLHPKGHAGPWTSKLREGVHIPPGTIRAVTLKQNRGKGGAVTHGMRHVRGKYVVFADADGASNFNDLGKLVQACQQAEDSELRGVAVGSRAHLVGSDAVVKRSKLRNFLMHAFHITIRLLTPPRTAQIKDTQCGFKLFSRASLPYIVPYMHSEGWIFDVEMLMLAEFANIPVVEVPVGWREVKGSKLNVVWDSLGMAWGLAMLRVAWGSGVYRRRV, encoded by the exons ATGGACGTACCCGGCTTTCGGGATGTGTGTCTCTCTTGTGCGCAGGCCGTCATTGATATTCCACTTCCATACTTGATTGGCTTCGTCGTCTCGACTCTTATTGGACTTACTTTTCTT GGATACACCCTCATCTTCCTACTCGCACCTGTCCCGAGACCTCCGTTCCCTGAGGAAAAGACCTACCAGACAATTGCAGAAGATGGCTCCATCACGCCACCCAAAGCACTGCCATGCTGGTATGACCGCATAGGAGCCCAACCATCCGATGATAACAGAAGTGATAGCCTAGAGGATGCCGAATTGTTTATGTCCGTCGTAGTCCCCGCGTACAATGAACAAGAACGTTTGCCTGGGATGTTAGAAGAAGCAGTAAACTATCTTGAGCGAGCATATGGAACCCTGACGCCTCACATAAACGGCTTAGGGAAGCGGGAAAATCCCAAGCAGGACGGAATCGGAACCACGCGCAAACGCAAAACGAACAACGTTGGTACATCGGAAGGTTTATTGAAGGGCTGGGAGATAATAATAGTGTCCGATGGATCAACGGATAAAACTATTGATACTGCACTATCCTTTGCGAGAGATCACCAGCTATCCCTCCATCCAAAAGGCCATGCTGGACCGTGGACTTCAAAGTTGAGAGAAGGTGTCCACATCCCACCGGGCACGATCCGGGCAGTTACATTAAAACAAAACCGGGGCAAAGGAGGCGCCGTCACACATGGAATGCGGCATGTTAGAGGCAAATATGTCGTTTTCGCCGATGCCGATGGCGCAAGCAATTTTAATGATCTCGGTAAACTAGTTCAGGCTTGTCAACAGGCTGAAGATTCCGAACTGCGGGGTGTGGCTGTAGGATCTAGAGCACATCTAGTCGGAAGCGACGCTGTGGTCAAG CGCTCCAAACTCCGCAACTTTCTAATGCATGCCTTCCATATTACAATCCGTCTTCTTACCCCTCCACGTACCGCGCAAATTAAAGACACCCAGTGTGGATTCAAGCTCTTCTCCCGCGCCAGCTTACCATACATAGTTCCTTATATGCATTCCGAAGGTTGGATATTCGACGTTGAAATGCTTATGCTGGCGGAATTCGCGAACATTCCCGTTGTCGAGGTCCCAGTAGGATGGAGAGAAGTCAAGGGCAGCAAGTTGAATGTTGTTTGGGATAGTCTGGGGATGGCATGGGGATTAGCGATGTTGAGAGTGGCCTGGGGATCCGGGGTCTATAGAAGGCGTGTATGA